Proteins from a genomic interval of Brachybacterium vulturis:
- a CDS encoding LamB/YcsF family protein, translated as MTAPLPLLDLNADLGEGYGDWSMGDDTAMLEVVTTANIACGGHAGDGRTMRAASRAAAAHGVTITAHVAYPDLGGFGRRFLDIAPADLTDQVVVQVGALQAMARAEGAQVRGVKPHGALYNALAHHGAQAAAVVRAVQELGDLPLVVAPGAVAVETAQEAGIAVVLEGFADRAYLPDGTLTPRGTPGAVLTDPAEVAAQALSIATAHGVRTADGSWVDLPVRSLCLHGDTPGAVELARTVRSHLEEAGVHLGAAL; from the coding sequence ATGACCGCCCCGCTGCCGCTGCTCGATCTCAACGCCGACCTCGGGGAGGGATACGGCGACTGGTCGATGGGTGATGACACCGCGATGCTCGAGGTGGTGACCACCGCGAACATCGCCTGCGGCGGGCACGCCGGGGATGGCCGGACGATGCGCGCCGCCTCCCGCGCCGCGGCTGCTCACGGCGTGACGATCACCGCGCACGTCGCCTATCCGGACCTGGGCGGTTTCGGCCGACGCTTCCTCGACATCGCCCCCGCCGACCTCACCGACCAGGTGGTCGTGCAGGTCGGAGCGCTGCAGGCGATGGCCCGGGCCGAGGGCGCGCAGGTGCGGGGCGTGAAGCCCCACGGCGCGCTGTACAACGCCCTGGCCCATCACGGCGCACAGGCCGCAGCGGTGGTGCGCGCAGTGCAGGAGCTCGGGGACCTGCCGCTGGTCGTCGCGCCCGGCGCCGTGGCCGTGGAGACCGCGCAGGAGGCCGGGATCGCCGTGGTGCTCGAGGGCTTCGCCGACCGCGCCTATCTCCCCGACGGCACCCTCACCCCGCGCGGCACCCCCGGCGCAGTGCTCACGGACCCCGCGGAAGTGGCCGCACAGGCGCTCTCGATCGCGACCGCTCACGGGGTCCGCACCGCCGACGGGAGCTGGGTGGACCTCCCGGTCCGCTCCCTCTGCCTGCACGGGGACACCCCCGGCGCGGTGGAGCTCGCCCGCACCGTGCGCTCCCACCTGGAAGAGGCGGGCGTGCACCTCGGGGCAGCGCTGTGA
- a CDS encoding Sir2 family NAD-dependent protein deacetylase, with protein sequence MSSHPSSRAGTGRAGPAADVGRWFSTATSRAPDAPGPTRGGPRLPAWGPMEGAHYGHRSSPEENDAALALLRDRPVAVLTGAGMSTGSGLPDYRGRDAVPRSPMTFQEFIGHDLARRRYWARSTVGWEQFRSARPGPAHHLLAALTPEPFPITAVITQNVDGLHAAAGSEPVIDLHGRLDRVRCQQCGALSSRAALHQRMLMMNPELAQHLPALSADAAQAPDGDAEVDRTSSFRYPPCALCGGILKPDVVFFGESARREVVAAAFAALEAAEALLVLGSSLTVQSGLRFVRAAGRQGKPVVILNDGPTRADPDATVRLHGRLEEVLEHWVQ encoded by the coding sequence GTGAGCTCCCACCCCTCCTCCCGCGCCGGGACCGGTCGGGCCGGTCCCGCAGCGGACGTCGGCCGCTGGTTCTCCACCGCCACCTCCCGCGCGCCGGACGCTCCCGGCCCCACCCGCGGCGGTCCGCGCCTGCCGGCCTGGGGGCCGATGGAGGGCGCGCACTACGGTCACCGCAGCTCCCCGGAGGAGAACGATGCCGCTCTCGCACTGCTGCGGGACCGGCCGGTCGCGGTGCTCACCGGCGCCGGGATGTCCACCGGTTCCGGGCTGCCGGACTACCGCGGCCGTGATGCGGTGCCCCGCTCCCCCATGACCTTTCAGGAGTTCATCGGCCATGATCTCGCCCGGCGGCGCTACTGGGCGCGCTCGACCGTGGGCTGGGAGCAGTTCCGCAGCGCCCGGCCCGGGCCCGCGCACCACCTGCTCGCGGCCCTGACCCCCGAGCCCTTCCCGATCACGGCGGTGATCACGCAGAACGTCGACGGCCTGCACGCCGCCGCAGGCTCGGAGCCGGTGATCGACCTGCACGGCCGGCTGGATCGGGTGCGCTGTCAGCAGTGCGGGGCGCTGTCCTCCCGCGCCGCCCTGCACCAGCGGATGCTGATGATGAACCCCGAGCTCGCGCAGCACCTGCCCGCCCTCTCCGCCGACGCCGCCCAGGCGCCCGACGGGGACGCCGAGGTGGATCGCACCAGCAGCTTCCGCTATCCGCCGTGCGCGCTGTGCGGAGGGATCCTCAAGCCCGACGTCGTGTTCTTCGGGGAGTCCGCGCGACGGGAGGTCGTGGCCGCGGCCTTCGCGGCGCTCGAGGCGGCCGAAGCGCTGCTGGTGCTCGGCTCGAGCCTCACCGTGCAGTCCGGACTGCGGTTCGTGCGCGCGGCCGGGCGCCAGGGCAAGCCCGTGGTGATCCTCAACGACGGCCCCACCCGCGCCGATCCGGATGCCACCGTGCGCCTGCACGGCCGGCTCGAGGAGGTGCTGGAGCACTGGGTGCAGTGA
- a CDS encoding DUF1961 family protein produces MTTLYSSALSTPEDLADWIVEGPLVATFPSGRLRLESAADPAAGQSAHFVAWLPVEHEGDVRVTWSFRPLREPGLAMIFWAARAHGGGSLHAPELPARTGQYAQYHSGAIDAYHLSYFRRRWPDERSLHTCNVRKSHGAHLVAQGADPLPAVLDADREYRMSLTWRGATVDFTIDDIPCVTWRDDGSVGGPARHGGAIGLRQMAPLIAEYSDLRVEAL; encoded by the coding sequence ATGACGACGCTGTACAGCTCCGCCCTGTCCACGCCCGAGGATCTTGCCGACTGGATCGTCGAGGGCCCGCTGGTCGCGACGTTCCCCTCCGGTCGCCTGCGGCTGGAGAGCGCGGCGGACCCGGCCGCGGGACAGTCCGCGCACTTCGTGGCCTGGTTGCCCGTGGAGCACGAGGGGGATGTACGCGTCACCTGGAGCTTCCGCCCTCTGCGCGAACCGGGCCTGGCCATGATCTTCTGGGCCGCCCGGGCCCACGGCGGTGGCTCGCTCCACGCCCCCGAGCTGCCGGCCCGCACCGGGCAGTACGCGCAGTATCACTCCGGGGCGATCGATGCCTACCATCTCTCCTACTTCCGCCGCAGGTGGCCGGACGAGCGCAGCCTGCACACCTGCAATGTGCGCAAGAGCCACGGCGCCCATCTCGTCGCCCAGGGGGCGGACCCGCTGCCCGCCGTGCTCGACGCGGACCGCGAGTACCGCATGTCCCTCACCTGGCGAGGCGCCACCGTCGACTTCACGATCGACGACATTCCCTGCGTGACCTGGCGCGATGACGGCTCCGTGGGTGGTCCTGCGCGTCACGGCGGGGCGATCGGGCTACGACAGATGGCGCCGCTGATCGCCGAGTACTCGGACCTCAGGGTGGAGGCACTCTGA
- a CDS encoding DUF1206 domain-containing protein, with amino-acid sequence MGSLQSARDGAENVEDAAEDVAEHPVFQTIARGGFVMSGLVHVLIGVITLRMALGGSSQEADQSGALQAVASAPGGNIVLWIGGIAMAALVLWHLAEAWFGARWKRGAAKRIGHVVTTLGKAVVYAALAATALRFAAGAGTDSGQQTSQLTAGLMGNAAGRTAVVVVALVVFVIGCHHVYTGASRGFEDHLRVPEGQQIARAIVVTGVLGYIGKGIALLAVGLMFGWAALGADPEKATGLDGALQAMAALPAGGVALAVVGAGLILFGLFAVLRSRYAPVM; translated from the coding sequence ATGGGATCCCTGCAGAGCGCTCGTGACGGCGCCGAGAACGTCGAGGACGCCGCCGAGGACGTCGCCGAGCACCCGGTCTTCCAGACCATCGCTCGCGGCGGCTTCGTGATGAGCGGTCTGGTGCACGTGCTGATCGGGGTGATCACGCTGCGCATGGCGCTCGGCGGCTCCTCGCAGGAGGCCGATCAGTCCGGCGCGCTGCAGGCCGTCGCCTCCGCGCCGGGCGGGAACATCGTGCTGTGGATCGGTGGGATCGCGATGGCGGCGCTGGTGCTCTGGCACCTGGCCGAGGCCTGGTTCGGTGCACGGTGGAAGCGAGGCGCCGCGAAGCGGATCGGCCACGTGGTCACCACCCTCGGCAAGGCGGTCGTCTACGCGGCGCTCGCGGCGACGGCGCTGCGCTTCGCCGCCGGGGCCGGCACCGACTCCGGCCAGCAGACCTCCCAGCTCACCGCGGGCCTGATGGGCAATGCTGCCGGCCGTACCGCGGTGGTCGTGGTGGCACTGGTGGTCTTCGTCATCGGCTGCCACCACGTGTACACGGGCGCCAGTCGCGGCTTCGAGGACCACCTGCGGGTGCCGGAAGGGCAGCAGATCGCCCGCGCGATCGTCGTCACCGGGGTGCTCGGCTATATCGGCAAGGGCATCGCGCTGCTGGCCGTGGGTCTGATGTTCGGCTGGGCCGCCCTCGGGGCGGATCCGGAGAAGGCGACCGGGCTCGACGGCGCCCTGCAGGCCATGGCGGCGCTCCCCGCCGGCGGGGTCGCGCTCGCCGTGGTCGGTGCCGGGCTCATCCTCTTCGGGCTCTTCGCGGTGCTGCGTTCGCGCTACGCGCCGGTCATGTGA
- a CDS encoding dihydrofolate reductase, with product MSTDDDTAPAPPRIGLIWAQARGGVIGAGGTMPWHLPEDLRHFSRTTKGSPVVMGRRTWESFPPRFRPLPERTNIVITSDDAFAAEGAVRARDLGDALRLAGEALAARDSPTGPGDRDALDTPAPGPVKGAMTWVIGGGRVYREAMGRADLLVVTEIDLEVDGDTTAPVVPDDFSPEASDPAWCSSRTGLRFRILRYRRRAPHMTGA from the coding sequence ATGAGCACGGACGACGACACCGCACCCGCCCCGCCACGGATCGGACTGATCTGGGCCCAGGCCCGCGGCGGCGTGATCGGCGCCGGCGGCACCATGCCCTGGCACCTGCCGGAGGACCTCAGACACTTCTCCCGCACCACGAAGGGCTCGCCCGTGGTGATGGGCCGGCGCACCTGGGAGTCCTTCCCGCCCCGGTTCCGGCCGCTGCCCGAGCGCACGAACATCGTCATCACCTCGGACGACGCCTTCGCGGCCGAGGGGGCGGTGCGGGCCCGTGACCTGGGGGACGCGCTGCGCCTGGCCGGCGAGGCGCTGGCGGCGCGAGACTCCCCCACCGGGCCCGGGGACCGCGACGCGCTCGACACCCCCGCCCCGGGCCCGGTGAAGGGCGCGATGACCTGGGTGATCGGCGGCGGCCGCGTGTACCGGGAGGCGATGGGTCGGGCAGACCTGCTGGTGGTCACCGAGATCGACCTCGAGGTCGACGGGGACACCACCGCCCCCGTCGTTCCCGACGACTTCTCCCCGGAGGCATCTGATCCCGCCTGGTGCAGTTCACGCACCGGCCTGCGCTTTCGGATCCTCCGCTACCGGCGCCGCGCCCCTCACATGACCGGCGCGTAG
- a CDS encoding thymidylate synthase yields the protein MSIPTPYEDLLREVMETGHAKGDRTGTGTRSLFGKQLRYDLSQGFPLITTKRVHTRSIILELLWFLRGDTNVRWLQERGVSIWDEWADEDGELGPVYGAQWRSWPTPDGGVIDQISEVIEQIRTNPDSRRLIVSAWNPADIPAMALAPCHALFQFEVHDGKLSCQLYQRSADLFLGVPFNIASYALLTHLVAQQTDLEVGDFVWTGGDCHIYDNHHEQVTRQLSREPFPYPTLSLTRQPDSILDYELEDIEIVGYQHHKGIKAPVAV from the coding sequence ATGAGCATCCCCACCCCGTACGAGGACCTGCTGCGCGAGGTCATGGAGACCGGGCACGCCAAGGGCGACCGCACCGGCACCGGCACTCGCAGCCTGTTCGGGAAGCAGCTGCGCTACGACCTGTCCCAGGGCTTCCCGCTGATCACCACCAAACGGGTGCACACCCGCTCGATCATCCTCGAGCTGCTGTGGTTCCTGCGCGGGGACACCAATGTGCGCTGGCTGCAGGAGCGGGGCGTGAGCATCTGGGACGAGTGGGCGGACGAGGACGGCGAGCTCGGCCCGGTCTACGGCGCGCAGTGGCGCTCCTGGCCCACCCCCGACGGCGGGGTCATCGACCAGATCAGCGAGGTGATCGAGCAGATCCGCACGAACCCCGACTCTCGCCGGCTGATCGTCTCGGCCTGGAACCCGGCGGACATCCCCGCCATGGCGCTCGCCCCCTGCCATGCCCTGTTCCAGTTCGAGGTGCACGACGGGAAGCTCTCCTGCCAGCTGTACCAGCGCAGCGCGGATCTCTTCCTCGGGGTGCCCTTCAACATCGCCAGCTACGCGCTGCTGACCCACCTGGTCGCCCAGCAGACCGACCTCGAGGTGGGGGACTTCGTCTGGACCGGCGGGGACTGCCACATCTACGACAACCACCACGAGCAGGTCACCCGGCAGCTGTCGCGCGAGCCCTTCCCCTATCCCACCCTGTCGCTGACCCGGCAGCCGGACTCGATCCTCGACTACGAGCTCGAGGACATCGAGATCGTGGGCTACCAGCACCACAAGGGGATCAAGGCCCCCGTTGCGGTATGA